The following are encoded in a window of Trichomycterus rosablanca isolate fTriRos1 chromosome 13, fTriRos1.hap1, whole genome shotgun sequence genomic DNA:
- the ythdf2 gene encoding YTH domain-containing family protein 2 → MNHLDPIQRPKGQANKVQNGAVAQKETLNDDEFEPYLNAQPRQSNAYTAMSDSYMPSYYSPSIGFAYPLNEAAWSTGGDPPMPYLASYGQLSNGEHHFLPDAMFGQSGALGSNPFLGQHGFNFFPSGIDFSAWGSSSSQGQSTPSYAYAPSSLGGAVIDGQSPFAANEPLNKAVGMNSLDQGMAGLKIGAGDMAPKVVGSGLPGGPLNQVSVAPSMPVASLVPAKVASWADIASKPAKPQPKLKTKGVLGGTNLPPPPIKHNMDIGTWDNKGAMPKAATPQQPAMPTNGQPPNQSSPQPASTAGGVPQLPLSNGQLVPLTVPLGQHPQAPNGQQVMAPPQLSQGLPPPSQPSQPTRWVPPRNRANGFGDVAGVASQSPPSAGLGVVGVVSEPHPVLEKLRLVNNYNPKDFDWNPKQGRVFIIKSYSEDDIHRSIKYNVWCSTEHGNKRLDAAYRSLAGKGPLYLLFSVNGSGHFCGVAEMRSPVDYNTCAGVWSQDKWKGRFDVRWIFVKDVPNSQLRHIRLENNENKPVTNSRDTQEVPLDKARQVLKIIAGYKHTTSIFDDFSHYEKRQEEEESVKKVEVQGSDPYSSNPSRGHYRLQDRQGRVK, encoded by the exons ATGAATCACCTGGACCCAATCCAGAGACCGAAAGGCCAGGCAAACAAAG TGCAAAACGGAGCTGTCGCCCAGAAGGAGACCTTAAACGATGATGAGTTCGAGCCTTATCTGAACGCTCAGCCCAGACAG AGCAATGCGTATACAGCCATGTCGGACTCCTATATGCCCAGCTACTACAGCCCCTCCATAGGATTCGCCTACCCGCTCAACGAAGCGGCATGGTCCACCGGCGGCGACCCTCCCATGCCCTACCTGGCCTCTTACGGACAGCTTAGCAACGGAGAGCACCACTTTCTCCCGGACGCCATGTTCGGCCAGTCCGGGGCGCTCGGGAGCAACCCTTTTTTGGGCCAGCACGGTTTTAACTTCTTCCCCAGCGGGATCGACTTCTCCGCCTGGGGTAGCAGCAGCTCTCAGGGACAGTCCACGCCGAGTTACGCCTACGCGCCCAGCTCACTCGGGGGCGCCGTGATAGACGGACAGTCTCCTTTCGCCGCCAACGAGCCGCTCAACAAGGCCGTCGGAATGAACAGTTTGGACCAGGGCATGGCGGGGCTTAAAATCGGAGCGGGGGACATGGCGCCTAAAGTTGTCGGCTCTGGACTTCCCGGGGGGCCTTTGAATCAGGTATCGGTGGCTCCCAGCATGCCGGTGGCCTCTCTCGTGCCTGCCAAGGTGGCGTCCTGGGCGGACATTGCCAGTAAGCCTGCCAAACCTCAGCCCAAGCTCAAGACCAAGGGTGTCTTGGGTGGCACGAACCTTCCCCCTCCGCCGATTAAACACAACATGGATATAGGCACGTGGGATAACAAAGGGGCGATGCCTAAAGCTGCGACGCCCCAGCAGCCAGCCATGCCTACGAATGGACAGCCACCCAATCAGTCCTCTCCTCAGCCGGCTAGTACTGCTGGCGGGGTGCCGCAGCTTCCCCTTAGCAATGGACAGCTAGTACCCCTTACGGTGCCTCTTGGACAACATCCTCAAGCGCCCAATGGGCAGCAAGTTATGGCTCCCCCACAGCTTTCCCAAGGACTTCCTCCTCCTTCCCAACCCTCCCAGCCTACCCGCTGGGTGCCCCCGCGCAACCGTGCCAACGGCTTCGGAGACGTGGCAGGCGTGGCCAGCCAGTCCCCTCCCAGCGCCGGATTAGGAGTAGTCGGCGTGGTCTCGGAGCCGCACCCGGTCCTGGAGAAGCTGCGCCTCGTGAACAACTACAACCCGAAGGACTTCGACTGGAACCCCAAGCAGGGGCGCGTGTTCATCATCAAGAGCTACTCGGAGGACGACATCCACCGCTCGATCAAGTACAACGTGTGGTGCAGCACGGAGCACGGGAACAAGCGCCTGGACGCCGCGTACCGCTCCCTGGCCGGAAAGGGACCCCTGTACCTGCTTTTCAGCGTCAACGGGAGCGGCCACTTCTGCGGCGTGGCCGAGATGCGCTCGCCCGTGGACTACAACACGTGCGCCGGCGTGTGGTCGCAGGACAAGTGGAAGGGCCGCTTCGACGTGCGCTGGATCTTTGTCAAGGACGTGCCCAACAGCCAGCTGCGCCACATCCGCCTGGAAAACAACGAGAACAAGCCGGTGACCAACTCGCGAGACACGCAGGAGGTGCCGCTGGACAAGGCGCGCCAGGTGCTAAAGATCATCGCCGGATACAAGCACACCACCTCCATCTTCGACGACTTCTCGCACTACGAGAAGCgccaggaggaggaggagagtgTGAAAAAG